From one Peromyscus maniculatus bairdii isolate BWxNUB_F1_BW_parent chromosome 17, HU_Pman_BW_mat_3.1, whole genome shotgun sequence genomic stretch:
- the LOC102912807 gene encoding olfactory receptor 7E24-like, with amino-acid sequence MGLTDNPELEPVLFGLFLSVYLVAVLGNLIIILAVSNDPHLHTPMYFFLCILSLADIGYISTTVPKMIVNIQTHRRSISYVACLTQMSVFAFFGCVDDMLLVVMAYDRFVAICHPLHYPILMTPQLCVLLVLSSFLVSFLDSQLHNLVIIQNPNFKDVEIANFFCDPSKLLNLICYDYFINDIVEYFTGAVFGFFPILGILYSYYKIVSSILRISSSGAKFKAFSTCVSHLSVVCLFYGTGLGVYLSSALSSSHRKDLMTEVMYTVVTPMLNPFIYSLRNRDIKGALRRLHLRTN; translated from the coding sequence ATGGGACTCACAGATAACCCAGAACTGGAACCTGTTCTCTTTGGACTGTTTTTATCCGTGTATCTGGTTGCAGTGCTTGGGAACCTGATCATTATCCTGGCTGTCAGCAATGACCCTCAcctacacacacccatgtacttctttctGTGCATCCTGTCCTTGGCAGATATAGGATATATTTCTACCACAGTCCCAAAGATGATCGTGAACATTCAGACTCATAGAAGAAGCATATCCTATGTGGCATGCCTGACTCAGATGTCTGTGTTTGCCTTTTTTGGTTGTGTAGATGACATGCTACTGGTTGTGATGGCTTATGACAGGTTTGTAGCCATCTGCCATCCTCTCCATTATCCAATCCTGATGACCCCTCAGCTCTGTGTCTTATTGGTTTTGAGTTCATTTTTGGTTAGTTTTCTGGACTCCCAGCTGCACAATTTGGTTATCATACAAAACCCAAATTTCAAGGATGTGGAAATTGCCAATTTCTTTTGTGATCCTTCTAAACTTCTTAATCTGATCTGTTATGATTATTTCATCAATGACATTGTTGAGTATTTTACTGGTGCCGTATTTGGATTTTTTCCAATCCTGGGGATCCTTTACTCTTACTATAAAATTGTGTCATCCATTCTTAGAATTTCATCTTCAGGGGCAAAGTTTAAAGCTTTTTCTACCTGTGTATCTCATCTGTCAGTAGTTTGCCTATTTTATGGAACAGGCCTTGGAGTGTATCTTAGTTCAGCTCTGTCATCTTCCCACAGAAAGGATTTGATGACTGAAGTGATGTACACTGTGGTCACACCCATGcttaatccattcatctatagCCTTAGGAACAGGGATATTAAAGGTGCCTTGAGGAGGCTGCACTTGAGAACTAATTAA